From Elusimicrobiota bacterium, one genomic window encodes:
- a CDS encoding FMN-binding protein → MTLAWAQTPAQARVLLTQDQALAIAFPGARVERRTVFLTKEQMARIEKKAKAKVADEMFAYYVARSTDGILGYAFFESHIVRTMPETFMVALNPGGDIRVVELLAFYEPEDYKPHPKWLRTFKGRELSDQLWVKRGLRNIAGATLTAQAIAEGVRRILAVYEVAVKQ, encoded by the coding sequence TTGACCCTGGCCTGGGCACAAACCCCCGCCCAGGCCAGGGTCCTGCTCACCCAGGATCAGGCGCTGGCGATCGCTTTTCCGGGCGCGCGCGTCGAACGCCGGACGGTTTTTTTGACCAAAGAGCAGATGGCCCGGATTGAAAAAAAAGCCAAAGCCAAAGTCGCTGATGAGATGTTCGCCTACTATGTTGCCCGCAGCACGGACGGCATTTTAGGCTATGCTTTTTTTGAAAGCCATATCGTGCGCACCATGCCGGAAACGTTTATGGTTGCTTTAAATCCGGGAGGCGATATCCGCGTTGTCGAACTATTGGCTTTCTATGAGCCCGAGGATTACAAGCCTCATCCCAAATGGCTGAGAACATTCAAGGGCCGCGAGTTAAGCGATCAGCTTTGGGTCAAGCGAGGCCTGCGCAACATAGCCGGCGCCACGCTCACGGCCCAGGCCATTGCCGAAGGTGTGCGCCGCATTTTGGCCGTCTATGAGGTCGCCGTCAAACAATGA